The nucleotide sequence ATGACGGGGGTGGTGCCGTCGAGACCGTGTTCGGCCATGGCGGCGGCGATGTGCGCGTGATGGTGCTGGACCCGCTCCGGTTCGGGCAGCCCGGTCTCGGCGGCGCGGCGGCGGGCGTGTGCCGTGGAGTGGTAGCCGGGGTGCCGGTCGGCGGCGATCAGGACCGGGGTGACGCCGGTGAGGCCGGTGAGGTGGGTCTCGACGCGGCGGGCGGCGTCCAGGGTGGCGAGGTCGCCCATGTCCCCGATGTGCGGGCCGAACCACGCCTGGTCGTCCTCGCCGAGGCAGAGCGCGTTCTTCAGGTCGCCGCCCACCGCGAGCGCCGGCCTGACCGGCACCGGGAGGGTCAGCGGGCGGGGTACGTGTCCGCGGGAGCGGCGCAGGAGTTGGACGGTGCCGTCGGGGCGGACCCGGAGCAGGGAGTCGTCGCAGGGAGCGGCGATGGTCCGGTCGTGGGTGAGCCAGGCGTCGGCGAGTCCGGCGAGCCGGATCAGCGCTTCGGCGTCGTCGGTGACGATGGGCTCGCCGGAGCGGTTGCCGCTGGTCATGACGAGCGCGCGGGGTCCCGGAGCGTCGCCGGGGAGGCCGAACAGCAGGGTGTGCACGGGGGTGTAGGGCAGCATGACGCCGATGTGGGGGCTGCCCGGCGCGATCTCGTCGGCGAGGCGGGGGCCGTCGCCGGGGGGACGAGCGCGCAGCAGGACGATGGGGCGCTCGGGCCCGGTGAGGGCGGCGCGTTCGGCGGCGCCGAGGACGGCGACTCGTTCGGCGGTGGCGAGGTCGGCGCACATCACGGCGAACGCCTTGCCGCCGCGTTCCTTGCGGGCGCGCAGGGTGGCGACGGCGCGTGGGTCGGTGGCGTCGCAGGCCAGGTGGTAGCCGCCGAGGCCCTTGACCGCGACGATCCGGCCCTGGCCGAGCAGGGCCCGCGCGGTGCTGAGGGCGTCGGCGTCGCGGGCCGGGCGGATGCCGGTGCCTGCGGCGGGGACGAGGCTCAGGCCGGGGCCGCAGTCGGGGCAGGCGACGGGCTGGGCGTGGAAGCGCCGGTCGAGCGGGTCGCCGTACTCGCGGGCACAGGCGGGGCACAGCGGGAAGCGGGCCATGGTGGTGGCCGCGCGGTCGTAGGGCATCGCGGTGGCGATGGTGAAGCGGGGGCCGCAGTGGGTGCAGGTGACGAAGGGGTGCCGGTGGCGGCGGTCGGCGGGGTCGGCGAGTTCGCGCAGGCAGTCGGCGCACGCAGCGGTGTCGGGCGGCAACTGGGTGCGGCCCGTGCTGTGTCCGGTGGCCTGGATGGTGAACGCGCCGGTGGTGCCGGTGGGCACCAGGTCCTCGTGGGCGATGCCGGTGACCGAGGCGAGCGGGGGCGGGCGTTCGGCGAGCAGCTCGCAGAACCGCTCCACCTCGGCAAGGGGGCCCTCGATCTCGATGAGGACGCCGTCGGCGGTGTTGCCGACGAAGCCGGTGAGGGCGAGGCCGGCGGCGAGCCGGTGCGCGTGGGGCCGGAACCCGACCCCTTGCACCGTGCCCCGCACGGTGAGGCGGCGGCGCACCCGGCCCGTCGCGGGGGCCGTCATGAGCGCGGGGCGGCGGCCGGGTGGTGGTCGTGGGAGTGCCCGGCGTGGTCGTGGCCGTGCGGGCCGGGTGCGAGCGGCGGGCGGTGGGCGGGGGGTGCGTGGCGGACGGCGAGGGCGCGCTCCAGCAGGGCGTCGACGCCGTCGCCGCTGCGGGCGCAGGTCCGTACGGTCTCCACGCCGGGGTTGACCCGCTGGACGTTGGCCCGGAAGGCGGCCTCGTCGAAGGCGGCGGCCTGGGCGAGGTCGGTCTTGGTGATGGCGACCAGGTGGGCGGAGCCGAAGGCGGTGGGGTACTTCAGCGGTTTGTCCTCGCCCTCGGTGACGGCCATCAGGGAGATCCTGAGGGTCTCGCCGAGGTCGTAGGAGGCCGGGCAGACGAGGTTGCCGACGTTCTCCACGAACAGCACCTCGGTGTCGGCGGGGAGCCAGCCGTCGAGGCGGTCGCGGACCTGGCCGGCCTCCAGGTGGCACAGTCCGTCGGTGAGGAGCTGCTGGACGGGGGCACCGGAGCGGGCGAGGCGCTGGGCGTCGTTCTCGGTGGCGAGGTCGGCGGTGAGCGCGGCGACGGGGACACCGCGCTGGACGGCGCGGGCCAGGACGCGGCCGAGGAGTTCGGTCTTGCCGCTGCCGGGGCTGGACAGGAGGTTGACCACCGTGACACCCCGTTCGGTGAGGTCCTCACGCAGACGGGCGGCGAGATCGTCGTTCTTGGCCAGGACGGCCTGCTTGACGTCGGACCGGCACATGGGCACAGCTCCTCGGGAAGATCGGGCAGGCCCTGGGCCGTGCCGGGCACGGCCCAGGGATCTCACCGATCTTCGGCTCCGCCCGCCCCGAGGCCGGGCAGCGCAGCCGCGTGCGGGGGCCCTGATTCCATCGGGCGGCCCAACGGGGGCGCGGATGCGGCCGGATCGGCCAGCAGTACGGGGACGAGCGTGTGCAGCGCGTCGACGGCACGCTCGACGGCCTCGCGCACGGGTTCGCTGAGTCCGGGGGCGATGTCCTCGTCGGCGCTGGGCAGCACGGCGGGCTCGCAGGCCAGGACGAGGACGCGGGGCAGGGGTTCGTCGCCCAGGTGGGTGGCGAGGGCGAGCACCTTCTGGGGGTCCATGCCGTGGGCCTCGGGAACCACGGTGTCGTCCGGCGGTTCGGCCTCGACCAGGGACAGCGTGCCGGGGCGCTGTCCTCGGGGTGCGGCGTCGACGAGGACGGCGGTGGCGCAGCCGCCGAGCAGGGCGTAGGCGAGGTCCATGCCCCGGATGCCGAAGTCCCGCACGTGCGCGCCGGACGGCAGGGGGCGTCGGTCGAGGGCGCGGATCACCTCGGGGCCGAAGGCGTCGTCGCCGAGGAAGATGTTGCCGACCCCGGCGACGAGCAGGGGTTCTGGGGTCTGGGGGGTCATCGTCCGTCTCCGGGGTGCAGGGGGCGCGTGACGTCCGAGGGGATCTTGCGGACGAACGCCGAGCGCAGGGCGTGGTAGGGCGCGGTGGGGTCGCAGAAGACGGCGTGCATGCGGGCGAGCTCGTCGCGCCGGTGGTCGGCGAGTGGCCGTAGCGCTTCGTCGGCGCGGCGGGCGGCGGCCTTGGCGGCGATCCGGTCGGCGAGACCGGGGGCGGCGGCGAGTTCGGCGGCCATGGCCTCGACGGTCCCCGCGAACTCCCCCGGCGCGGCCGGGACGAGACGGTCCACCAGGCCGAGCCGGACCCCTCGGGCGGCGCTGACCGGCAGCGCCTCGGCGGTCAGGCGGCGCGCGGTCTCGGGGCCGGTGCGGCGGGGCAGCGAGTACGTCCAGAACTCGGAGCCGTACAGGCCCATGCGCCGGTAGTGCGGGTTGAGCACGGCGCCGGTGCGGCACCACACCTCGTCGGCGGCGAGGGCGAGCATGGCGCCTCCGGCGGCCGCGTTGCCCGCGAGCGCCGCCACCACCAGCCGGTCGGTGGTGCGCAGTACGGCCTCGACCACGTCGTCCATGGCGACGAGGTTGCGCCAGGACTCCTCGCCGGGGTCGGGGGCGCCCTCGATGACGTTGAGGTGGATGCCGTTGGAGAAGAAGTCGCGGGCGCCGCCGAGGACGAGCACGGAGGTGGGGCGGGCGAGGGCGTACTGGTAGGCGGCGAGGAGTCTGCGGCACTGGTCGGTGCTCATCGCGCCGCCGGGGAAGGAGAAGCTGACGAAGCCGGTGGTGCCGTGTTCCCGGTAGCGGATGTCGGCGTAGGTGCGGCGGCCTTCGGGGAGGTCGAGCGGGGCCGGGATCTCGGGCGGCGCCGTGGTGTGCGGGGCCCTCCAGGAGGCGAGGACGGTGGCGGCGGGGCGGCGGAAGGGGGCCGGGTCGCCGGAGTTCCTGCGGGGGCGCAGCTCGGGGATCCACACGGCGCCGTCGCGGGTGGCGCGGCAGACGGCTCCGGCGCGGGTGGCGAGGAGGTCGCCGGGGCGGCCGCGCAGGTGGTCCTCGAGGTGGCCGCCGTGCAGGAAGACCTCGCGGCCATGGAGTTCGTCGAGGACGCCCGGCTGGGAGTCGGCGCCGCGCAGTTTGCGCAGCACGGTCGGGGTGTCGTCGCGCTCCCAGTCGATGCGGCGCCGCTCCTGGCGGAAGTGGTCGCGCCAGACGACGGAGGGCCAGTCGCCGGTCTGCGGGCGGGGTTTGTGGTCGCCCTCGGCGTACCGGCGCACGGCGCGGTGCAGGGCGGTCATGGCGGCGTCGGCCGCTTCGTTGCGGTACAGGTCGCTCTTGCCGGTGGCCGGCACGGGGAAGGGCTCGTCGGCCCAGACCGGGCCCGCGTCCATGCCCGCCTCGGCCTGCAGGACGGTGACGCCCCAGTGGCCGGCCTCCTCGGCGACGGCCCAGTCCAACGAGGAGGGGCCCCGGTCCCCCGGCGGGCCGGGGTGCACGATCAGGCAGGTGTACTCACGCCAGAGGTCCTCGGGCAGCGCCGTCTTCAGCATGGGCGCGACGATCAGCTCGGGACGCAGCTCGCGTGCGGCGGCGCGGACGGGGTCGGGACCGTGCGTGGCGAGTACGACGTCCACCCGGTGGCCGGCGTCCGAGAGTTCGGCGTAGGCGCGTTGGGAGAGGCTGTTGAACGCGCTGGCGACCAGCAAAATGTCCATGGGACCGTATGTTCGTCCATGTTCCGGGCGTCATGTAGGACCATCGGAACGTTTCCTCACCCCTACCAGGCGGATTCCGCTCATGGCGGGGCATTACCGGCTTCTCGACGCGGGCGTGCGTTCGGTATCCGGTCCGGAGTTCGGATGCGGAGGTGGTCCGGGCGGGTGACGATGGTGGGACGGCTCGTTTCCCTCCGCCGGGGAGGTCCCATGACCGCTTCCGCCACCGGGCGTTTCGATCCGGCGCGTGTGGCCGCCCTGTCCGGGCCGTTCGCACCCGTCGCCGAGGAGGTGGACGAGGTCTCCCTGGTGGTGGAGGGCGAGCTTCCTGAGGAACTCGACGGCGTCTACCTGCGCAACGGCCCCAATCCGCGCTTCACCCCCATCGGCTCCTTCCTGTATCCGATCGACGGCGACGGCATGCTGCACGGCGTGTGGATCGAGGGCGGCCGGGCCCGCTACCGCAACCGCTTCGTGCGCACCCCCGCCGTTCTCGCCGAGGAGCGGGCGGGACGGGCGCTGTGGGGCGGCATCGAGTCGATGATCACCCCGGACGAGCGGGAGGTGGGCCCCGCACTGGCCCACACCTTCCGGGACCTGCCCGACATCAACGTGGTCCGGCACGCGGGCAGGCTGCTCGCGCTGGCCGAGGCCGGCTGCCCGTTCCGGATGACCCCGGAGCTGGAGACGGCCGGCCGGGAGACGTTCGGCGGCGCCATGCCCGCCGGGATCACCGCGCACCCGAAGACCGATCCGGTCACCGGGGAGATGGCGGTGTTCTGCTACGCGATGGAGCCGCCCTACCTGACCTGGTCGCTGATCGCCCCGGACGGGACGGTGACCCGGGGTCCGGTGCCCGTCACCGGGGTCGACGAGCCGATGATGATCCACGACATGGCCCTCACCGGCCGCTTCCTGGTACTGGTCCTCGCCCCCGTCTTCTTCGACCTCTCGGCGGCGATGAGCGGCGGCTCGCTGATCGACTGGCGCCCGGAGGCGGGCACCCGCGTACTGCTGATCCCCCGCGACGGATCGCCGGTGCGGGAGGTGTCGGACGACGCCTTCTGGCTCTGGCACACCGTCAACGCCCACGACGAGGCCGACGGCACGGTGGTGCTGGAGTACGTGCAGTGGTCACGACTGTCCCTCGGCGACTCCGACGGCGGGCCGAACCGCAGCACCCTGGTCCGGGCGGTGCTGGACCCGACGACGGGCCGGATGCGGCGTACGACGCTGGACGACGCCCGGGTGGAGTTCCCGCGCATCGACGACCGCCGGATCGGCGCCCGGCACGGCCGGGTCGCCGTGGCCTGGGACAGCGAGTGCTCCCCCGGTCTGCTGCCGGTCGAGTTCGACGCGCTGCGCTGGTACGACACCGCCGCGCCCGGCGCCCCGTCCCGCGCCTGGTACGGCGGTGACCTGTCGGTGGGCGAACCGGCGTTCGCGCCCTCGCCGGGCCACGCGGGCGAGGACCGGGGCCACTGGCTGGCCTTCGCCACCGACCGCACGGACGGCAGCGCGCGTCTCCTGGTGTTCCCCGCCGAGGAACCGGAGAGCGGCCCTGTGGCCCGGGTGCGCATCCCGGTGCGGGTCCCGCTGGGTCTGCACGGCAACTGGCTGCCGACCGAGGAGTAGCCCACGCGGCCCAGTGGGCGTCACCCGCTGTCCGGTTTGCCCGTAGCGTCGGAGGTGATCGACGGTCAGCTCGGCGGGTGCGGAGGCGAGGCGGGCGCGTGGCGGCTGGTGACGGGCGGCGGACGGGGCACGGGCGGTCCACTCCGGCCGCGCGGGGCGCGGTGCCGGGCAGCCGTCCGGCGTACACCGTGCGGCTGCCCTCGGTGACCCGGTCCATCCCGCGGACCTCGGTGGCCGAACGGACCGTGGGCTGGCTGCGGATCGCCGCGGCCTACGCGTGGCGGCTCATCCTGGTCGGCATCGTCGTCTGGGGCATCTTCAGCGTGCTGGGCCGTTTCCAGCTCATCGCCGTCTCGCTGTTCCTGGCGCTGGTCGTGACTTCGGTGCTGCGGCCGCTCGCCGACCTGCTGAACCGGTTCATGCCCCGGCCGCTGAGCGTCGCCCTCGCCATCATCGGCAGCATCGTGCTCGTCCTGGGGCTGCTTGCGCTCGTGGGCAACGCGGTGGCGGGCGAGTCGACGCGGCTGAGCGGGGAGTTCCGGGGCGGGGTGCACCGGATCGAGGAGTGGCTGCGGCAGCCGCCTTTCCGGCTGAGCGCGGACCGGCTCGCCGCCCTCCAGCAGGAGGTGACGGACTATCTCTCCCGGCACCGGGCCAGTCTGTTCAGCAGTGCCGTGTCCGGTCTGGGCCGGGTGGTGGAGGTGATCACGGGCGGGGCGCTGGCGCTGTTCGCCTCGGTCTTCTTCATCCACTCCGGCGAGCGGCTGTGGGGCTGGGTGAGCCTCAGGCTGCTGCCGCGCGGCGCCCGTCCCGTGTGGCACCGCGCGGGTCACGCCGCCTGGCGGACCTTCGCCGGGTACACGCGGGGCATCATCATCATCGCCGCGACCAACGCGATCCTGGTCGGCATCGTGCTGTTCATCCTGCGGGTGCCGCTGGCGCTGCCGCTGACCCTGCTGGAGTTCTTCGCCGCGTTCGTGCCGCTGGTGGGTTCGCCGGTGGCGCTCGGGGTGGCGACGGTCGTGGCGCTGGCCGGGCGCGGTCCGCTGACGGCCGTCGCGGTGCTGGTGCTCATCGTGGTCATCGGCCAGTTGGAGGGGCATGTGCTGCATCCGCTGGTGATGAGCTGGGCGGTGCGGCTGCATCCGCTGGTCGTCGCGGTGTCCGTGATCGCGGGGAGCATCGTGGCCGGGGTGATCGGCGCCGTGGTGGCGGTGCCGTTCGTGTCGGTGGTGTGGGCGGTGCTGGGGGCGCTGCGGGCGCCTCCGCCGAAGGTGTAGGGCCCGGCTCAGCCGAGCGCCACGCTGGCCTCTACGGCGTGCACGTCGGCGAGGACGTCCGCGTCGCCGGCGTCCGAGGCGAGCGCGAGGAGGAAGGCGGCGTGGTCGCCGGGGGCGGCCACCACGGTCAGCTCCAGGCGCGCGGTGCCGCCGTCGTGCGGGACGTCCAGGGCGACGGTGTGCGCGGGGCGGCCGCCCAGTTCGGTGCGGCGGGACTCGGTGAGGGTGGGCGCCGCGTCGGGGAAGAAGAACGCGGCGTTGGAGCGGGCGGCGCCCTCGGCCGTACGGCGCAGCTCCGCGCTCGGCACGGGCCGCCCGGCGGCGCCGGTGAGCACGGTGGCGTCCTCGGCCGCAGCGGCGTCGGAGGTACGGCTGATCCGGGAGGAGAAGGCGCCGATCAGCTCCCGGTCCGCCGCCGCGTCGTGCCGCCAGCCCTCGGGCACGGAGTAGGAGACGCCCGCGCGGGTGTCATTCACACGCGGCTCGCCGCCGTCCTCCCCCGGCCAGGAGAGCGCGGCCCCCGCGCACGCGACGGTCACGCCGAGCGCGGCGAGCCCCGCCCACAGCCGCCCGTGCCGCGGCCGTGCTGCCGGTGCCGGGGTGTTCGGTGATGGCGTCGTCATGTCCTCAGCCTGCCCGACGGGGCGCGAATACGCCCAAGTGCGGGTACTCGACCGCCCCAACCGGCCAAGGCCCCCGCAGCGCCCCTCCCGACGGCCGGGCCTGCGCTCGCCCGGCAGGTCGGCGCCTCATGACGGTGCGCGGGACGGCCGGGGGCCGGGTCCCGCGCACGGTGGGCTGCCGGTGCGTCAGCCGTTGGCGAGGCTGCGCAGCCTGCTGAGGGAGCCGTTGAACTTGTCGTGGTCGCCCACGGTCTTGCCGGAGGAGGTGTACTGCCACATGGTGTGCGTGGACCAGCCGGCCGGCAGGGTGCCGGGGGTGGAGGCGTAGCGGGCGATCCACAGCGGGTGGGAGGAGGCGAAGCCGGAGTAGTTCCCGGTGCAGTCCTTCCACCAGTTGGTGGCCGTGTAGATGACGGCGGACCGGCCGGTGCGGGCCTTGTAGCGGTTCAGGAAGTCCTTGATCCAGCTCACCATGCCGCTCTTGGACTTGCCGTAGCAGGACGCCCCGTAGGGGTTCCACTCGATGTCGAGGACACCGGGCAGCGTCTTGCCGTCCTTGGACCAGCCGCCGCCGTGGTCGACGAAGTAGTCGGCCTGGGTCTTGCCGCTGGTGGTGTCGGGCGTGGCGAAATGGTACGAGCCCCGGATCATGCCCGCGGCGTAGGGGCCGTCGTACTGCTGGGTGAAGTAGGGGTTCTTGTAGTACGTCCCCTCGGTCGCCTTGGTGTAGGCCCACTTGGTGCCCGCACCCCACAGGGTGGACCAGGAGACGTCGCGCTGGTGGCTGGAGACGTCCACGCCCTCGGTCTGGGTCACCCGGGCGGCGGACCGGGCGGCGGCCAGGGGCGCGCCTCCGTCGTGGGCGCGTACGCCCACGCCCATGTAGGCGCTGCCGCGCTGGGCGGTCGGCCCGCCGGAGTCGGGCACGGCGGCGGGGGGCGACAGGAAGAGGAGAAGGCCGGTCAGGACGCCGGTGAGACACAGGCGTGAGCTGCGGCCGCTGGGGAGGAGTATGTCGCTTCGCACGACTTCCATCTGACCCGCCATCGGGCCGTCCCGCACGCCGGACTGGGCCCAACGAAGCCATGCGCGGCCGGTCCTTGGGCCATGTGGGTGCCCTCGGGGCGTGGCCCGGCCGGGAGGTGCCCCCGGCCGGGCGACTCGGACGCGGGTCAGCCGTCGATGCGGTGCTGGGTCCAGAAGGAGGTGAGGTCGGTGCTGGTCGCGGCCTGGGCGGCGGCCTTGAACTCGGCGGTGGTGGAGACGCCGTACCAGTGGGCGGTGGCGTAGTCCTTCAGCAGCTTGGCCATCGCGGTGTCACCGAGGACGCGGCGCAGGTCGTGCAGGGCGCACTTGCCGTAGCCGTAGACGACGGTGGAGTAGCGGGAGGAGTGGGCGTCCCAGTAGGCCATCGAGTTGGTGATCTTCTCGGCGCTGGACGCCCAGGAGACGCTGCTCCAGCAGCCCGAGCCGGTCTTGCCCTGGGCGAGGTCGGTGGCGTAGTCGGTGAAGGACTCGTCCAGCCAGGGGGTGTTGTACTCGTCGTCGCCGACGATGCCGTACCACCACTGGTGGGCGATCTCGTGGGTGAGCGCGGTGGTGCTGACCAGGTCGAGGACGAAGCCGGGGTACTCCATGCCGCCGAACCAGAAGTTGTTGTCGATGACCGCGTCCAGTTCCCCGTAGGGGTAGGCCCCGAAGCGGCCCGCGTGGGCGTCGACGGCGCTCTTGGCGGTGGTGAGCATCGACTGGGCGTTGGTGGAGCTGATCGCGGAGACGGAGTAGACGTTGACCGGGACGCCGCCGGGCGAGGTGCCGGAGATCTTGCTGAAGGGCCCGGCGGCCCAGGCGAAGTCCCGCACCTTGGAAGCGGTGGCGGTGGTCACCGTACGACCGCTGCTGCCGGGGGTGTCGGTGGAGGTGCCGGTGGCGGGGACCAGCAGGGTGCTGGGGTGGTCGAGGGTGACCTTGAAGTCGGCGGCCAGGGAGTAGAAGGACTCGCCGTTGTTGGTGTACGGGTCGAGGTGCCAGCCGGCGCCGTCGCGGACCGCGAGGACGGGCAGCGCGTTGCCGATGAAGCTGAAGGCGCCGTCGTGTCCGAACCGGTCGGCGCCCTCGGGCACGGTGATGCCGAGGTCGAAGCCGATGGTGGCGCTCTGTCCCTGGGCGAGCGGGGCCGGAAGCGTGATCTTCAGGGCGGTGCAGGCCACGGAGAGGTCGCCCGCCGTGCCGCCGGTGACGTTGCTGACCTTGATGGGCGGCGCCGAGCACGTGCCGTGGTAGTTGTCCCACAGCCGGAGGTAGACCTCGCTGAGCGCGGTGGCCGAGGCGTTGGTGAAGGTGGCGCTCTGGTGGCCGTTCCACACCGTGCCCGTGCTGTCGCTGCTCAGGCTGACGGTGTAGGCGGGCGCGGCCGGGGTGCGCACCGAGTCGGCCGGGGGCGGGGTGGTGCCGCCCGAGGTGTCGAGCGCGATGTCGTCCAGGACGAAGCTGGTCTGGAGGCTGGAGTCCTCGGTGCCGGTGAAGGCGAGGTTCACGGTCTGGCCCGCGTACGACGACACGTCGATCGTCTTGCGGACGTAGCCGGAGGCGCGGTCCAGGTTGGAGTAGGTGGCCAGCGTGGTGGAGCCGACCTTGGCCGTGAGCTTGTCGTAGGCCGTGGACGACGTGGTCTCGGCGGTGTCGACGTGCAGATGGAAGCTCAGGGTGGCGGTCACGCAGTCGCCCGGGACGGTGACGCTCTGGGTGAGGGTGTCGGTGCGGGTGCGGCCGGTGCCGTCCAGCCAGGCGAACGAGGTGCCGCCGTGGGCGCTCTGCCCGGTGCGGCTGGTGATCAGGCCGGACGGGGACTGGGTCCAGGGCGAAGTGCCGCTTTCGAAGCCGCCGTTGACGACCGACTGCGTGGGGGTGCACGCGGCGGCTGCCGAGGGCTGCGCGGTGGCGGGGGTGCCGGGGAGGCAGACGGCGATCAGGGCGGCTGCGGCGAGCACGCCGGTGCCGAGCGCCCGGTGGGGGGTGGGTCTCACACGCTACTCCTTTGGCGGCGGCCGGTGTCCGGCCTGCTCGGTGGCCGCGTGCCGGACGGGGTGCGTGCCGGGGCGGCCGAGGGGCGGGGGTGCGCGATCGCTGTGCGGTGCTGCACCGCGCCCCTGCGGGCGTGGCTGCCGAAAGAGTGACAGATTTGACCAGGGCATGCCAGACGGTCGCCCGGGGCACCGGTGCCGCCGGGTGCGGGGCGCCGGTGCCGGGGCGGGTCAGGCGGTGCGCAGCTCCATGAAGACCGCGCGCAGCCGGGTGCCGTCCGGGCCGGGCCAGCCGGTCGCCACATGGCCGACCGCGCCCTCGGGGCAGGCGGGCGGCTCGGTGCCGGGGACGGGACGCAGGACGCGGTGGACACGCAGCACGGTGCCGTGGGGCGCGGGCACGCCGGTTCCGTCCGCGTCGTCGACGGGGGCCGGGGTGTGGGCCGCCGTGGGGAGGGGTTCGCCGGTGTAGGAGCGGGTGACCTCGTGGTCGGGGATGTCGCTGACGCGCTGCGCCATGGCCTGCGCGGTGCCGCCGATCAGGGCGAGCAGCTCCGTGGTCAGCACCGGGTCGTGGCAGCCGTCGTACACCCAGCGCTTGCCCAGGACGCCGTGTTCCGTGGTGCCGATCAGGGCGTCCTCGGCACCGTCGAGGGGTGCGCCTCGGTAGGTGAGCGGGACCAGGTAGGCGGTGGGCTCGGGGGTGGAGCCGTCGGTGACCACCATGAACTCGATGCCGACCGCACCCTCGGGGTCGTCCAGCCGGAAGCCGCCGGTCCGCTCCAGCTCGGGCCCGCCGGAGCCGCTCCGGTACCAGGGGCGGGTCGGGAGCCAGGGGGTGAGGAGTTCGAGCTTGGTCGGGGTCAGGGTGGTCTGGTGGATGACGGCCATCGAGCGGTGCCCCTCCTGCGTACGGTGACGGAACCTCTGGAGTCTTCCACACCGGTTCCGGGACAACTGCGACCTGCGGTGCGGAAGTTGACATGGTCCGGCTTCTGGTCCCGGGGACCCGCCCGGCGGTATACAAGGCCGGTCGAGGGCGCCCGGGGCGCCGGTCCGAGTCGGAGGGGGACGTTCTCATGGTGCGTGGCGAAGAGACGGGCGGACGGCGTCGGCGGGCCGGCCTCGGGGCCGTACTCGGCGGATGCGCCCTGGTCGCCGGCTCGGTGGTCCCGGCGGCCGCACAGCCGGGCGGCCACCACGGTACGGAGTACGCGGCGCTCGGCGACTCCTACACCTCGGGCCCGCTGATACCGGACCAGGTCGACGCCGCCTGCGCGCGCTCGGACCGCAACTACCCCTCGCTGGTGGCCGACCGGCGCCGGGTGGGCACGTTCGAGGACGTGAGCTGTTCCGGGGCGACGACGGCCGAGATGTGGCGGGCCCAGGGCACCAACGGACCTCAGCTCGACGCGCTGAACCGTGGCACCGACCTGGTCACCGTGCAGATCGGCGGCAACGACGTCGGCTTCGGCTCGATCATCGCCACCTGCGCCCGGCTCGGCGCCACCGACCCGGCGGGCAACCCCTGCGAGCGCTCCTACCGGGCCGCCGGATACGACGAGTTGACGGCCGCCGTCGCCCGGACGGCACCCAAGATCGACCGCGTGCTGCGTGCCGTGCGGGCACGGGCGCCGCACGCGCGCGTGCTGCTGGTCGGCTACCCGGACCTGCTCCCCGACGACGGCACCGGCTGCTTCCCCTCGGTGCCGTTCGCGCGCGGTGACTTCCCCTATCTGCGCGACACCGGCAAGCGGCTCAACCTGATGCTGCGCCTGGTCGCGGCCTGGAACCGGGTGGAGTACGTCGACACCTACGGACCCACGGTCGGCCACGACATGTGCAAGGCGCCCGCCGAGCGCTGGATCGAGCCGCTGAAGCCGGCCTCCCCCGCGGCCCCCGCCCACCCCAACGCGCGGGGCGAGGCGGCGATGGCGGAAGCGGTGCTGGACCGGCTGGACCGGGGGCATGGCCGGGGCTGACCGGGAGCGCGGTCGGGGCTGACCGGCCACGCCCCCGAGCCCAGGGCTCAGTCGCCGAGCGCGCCGAGGACGACGCCCTGGGCCTCCTCCTGCACACGGGCCAGGTGGTCCGGGCCGAGGAACGACTCGGCGTACACCTTGTACACGTCCTCGGTGCCCGAGGGGCGGGCCGCGAACCAGGCGTTGGC is from Streptomyces seoulensis and encodes:
- a CDS encoding M1 family aminopeptidase, yielding MRPTPHRALGTGVLAAAALIAVCLPGTPATAQPSAAAACTPTQSVVNGGFESGTSPWTQSPSGLITSRTGQSAHGGTSFAWLDGTGRTRTDTLTQSVTVPGDCVTATLSFHLHVDTAETTSSTAYDKLTAKVGSTTLATYSNLDRASGYVRKTIDVSSYAGQTVNLAFTGTEDSSLQTSFVLDDIALDTSGGTTPPPADSVRTPAAPAYTVSLSSDSTGTVWNGHQSATFTNASATALSEVYLRLWDNYHGTCSAPPIKVSNVTGGTAGDLSVACTALKITLPAPLAQGQSATIGFDLGITVPEGADRFGHDGAFSFIGNALPVLAVRDGAGWHLDPYTNNGESFYSLAADFKVTLDHPSTLLVPATGTSTDTPGSSGRTVTTATASKVRDFAWAAGPFSKISGTSPGGVPVNVYSVSAISSTNAQSMLTTAKSAVDAHAGRFGAYPYGELDAVIDNNFWFGGMEYPGFVLDLVSTTALTHEIAHQWWYGIVGDDEYNTPWLDESFTDYATDLAQGKTGSGCWSSVSWASSAEKITNSMAYWDAHSSRYSTVVYGYGKCALHDLRRVLGDTAMAKLLKDYATAHWYGVSTTAEFKAAAQAATSTDLTSFWTQHRIDG
- a CDS encoding maltokinase N-terminal cap-like domain-containing protein, with product MAVIHQTTLTPTKLELLTPWLPTRPWYRSGSGGPELERTGGFRLDDPEGAVGIEFMVVTDGSTPEPTAYLVPLTYRGAPLDGAEDALIGTTEHGVLGKRWVYDGCHDPVLTTELLALIGGTAQAMAQRVSDIPDHEVTRSYTGEPLPTAAHTPAPVDDADGTGVPAPHGTVLRVHRVLRPVPGTEPPACPEGAVGHVATGWPGPDGTRLRAVFMELRTA
- a CDS encoding AI-2E family transporter, whose amino-acid sequence is MAAGDGRRTGHGRSTPAARGAVPGSRPAYTVRLPSVTRSIPRTSVAERTVGWLRIAAAYAWRLILVGIVVWGIFSVLGRFQLIAVSLFLALVVTSVLRPLADLLNRFMPRPLSVALAIIGSIVLVLGLLALVGNAVAGESTRLSGEFRGGVHRIEEWLRQPPFRLSADRLAALQQEVTDYLSRHRASLFSSAVSGLGRVVEVITGGALALFASVFFIHSGERLWGWVSLRLLPRGARPVWHRAGHAAWRTFAGYTRGIIIIAATNAILVGIVLFILRVPLALPLTLLEFFAAFVPLVGSPVALGVATVVALAGRGPLTAVAVLVLIVVIGQLEGHVLHPLVMSWAVRLHPLVVAVSVIAGSIVAGVIGAVVAVPFVSVVWAVLGALRAPPPKV
- a CDS encoding SGNH/GDSL hydrolase family protein, whose amino-acid sequence is MVRGEETGGRRRRAGLGAVLGGCALVAGSVVPAAAQPGGHHGTEYAALGDSYTSGPLIPDQVDAACARSDRNYPSLVADRRRVGTFEDVSCSGATTAEMWRAQGTNGPQLDALNRGTDLVTVQIGGNDVGFGSIIATCARLGATDPAGNPCERSYRAAGYDELTAAVARTAPKIDRVLRAVRARAPHARVLLVGYPDLLPDDGTGCFPSVPFARGDFPYLRDTGKRLNLMLRLVAAWNRVEYVDTYGPTVGHDMCKAPAERWIEPLKPASPAAPAHPNARGEAAMAEAVLDRLDRGHGRG
- a CDS encoding lysozyme, yielding MEVVRSDILLPSGRSSRLCLTGVLTGLLLFLSPPAAVPDSGGPTAQRGSAYMGVGVRAHDGGAPLAAARSAARVTQTEGVDVSSHQRDVSWSTLWGAGTKWAYTKATEGTYYKNPYFTQQYDGPYAAGMIRGSYHFATPDTTSGKTQADYFVDHGGGWSKDGKTLPGVLDIEWNPYGASCYGKSKSGMVSWIKDFLNRYKARTGRSAVIYTATNWWKDCTGNYSGFASSHPLWIARYASTPGTLPAGWSTHTMWQYTSSGKTVGDHDKFNGSLSRLRSLANG